AACAGCATCCACTCTTGCTTGAGATAACTGCATATTAGTTTCATCACTTCCTTCACTGTCGGTATGTCCGCCAATTTTTAAATCATAATCCGGAAATTCTTTTAATATACTGATCACTTCATCCAGCATATCATAAGAACTTGGTTTTAATGTTGCTTTTCCCGATTCAAATAAAATTCCTCTGGCAGCAAAATCAAGACGTTTTTTTACATCAGGTTTAATTACAGGACAACCATTTGTTGTTCCTTCCGCTTTTGTAGTTGGACATTTATCTTCACTATCAATTATTCCATCTCCATCAGTATCAGAGGAACAACCTTTTGCATCTACCTTAATACCTTTTGGTGTGTCTGGACATTTATCTTCTGAATCTGCAATACCATCACGATCAGAATCAGCAACACATCCTGTTGCATCCACTTTAATTCCTTTTTTAGAATCAGCACATTTATCCATAGCATCCTCAACACCATCTCCATCTGTATCCGGACAACCTTTAAAAAGATCCAGACCTTTTGCGTTCGGGCATTTATCTTTTGCATCTTCAATTCCATCACCATCACTGTCGGGACAACCCATAAATCTTGCAAGACCGGGAACTTCAGGGCAACTATCATCAATATCTGCAACTGCGTCATTGTCTTTATCTGGACAACCGTTTAATGCAACCGCTCCCATAACTGAGGGACATTTGTCTAAAAAATCGGCAACTCCATCCAGGTCATTGTCTACAGGGCAACCTTTATTATCTACTACAACTCCGCCAGGCGTGCCTGGACACTCATCATTTTTATCTTTTACCCCATCACCATCTTCATCTTTGGCAAAATTTGAATCAGTTAAATAGCTAACAGAAATTGGATCCGAAGCCATAACATCTGTGCAGGAGACAATAATTAACATCACTGCCGCACAAATAGTAGGAAAACCAGCTTTTTTCATAAAATAATTTTTGGGTTAACTTAATTTATTATCCTAAGTGGTATACAATCCACATTCCACAACAGTTAACCACTGATATACTTACATCTTTGAAGGAAAAGTGCAAATTTTCAAACTAAAATTGTGGAATTCCATACCCAATCGGGCGCCTATTTACGCAAAATTTAAAGAGATTTTATGCAGGCAATTCACGTTATAATTATTTTAGCACTTTGAAAAACTATCTATTTAACTAAACAAAAAAACCTACAAAATGGCATTAAGATTAGGCGATATCGCACCCGATTTTACGGCAGAAACAACCGAGGGAACATTACAGTTTCACCAATGGCTTGGCGACAACTGGGGAATTTTATTTTCTCACCCCGCCGACTTTACTCCGGTTTGCACCACTGAATTAGGATATATGAGCTCGATAAAAAGTGAATTTGATAAACGAGGGGTAAAAGTGTTGGCAATAAGTGTTGATCCTCTGGATTCGCACGAAAAATGGGTGCACGATATAAATGAAACACAAAATACCACTGTAAATTTTCCGATGATCGCCGATGAAGATAAAAAAATCGCAATGTTATATGATATGATACATCCGAATGCAACAGAAAAAACCACAGTTAGATCAGTTTTTGTGATAGGGCCTGATAAAAAAATAAAACTTACACTTACTTATCCTGCATCAACTGGTCGTAATTTCTCAGAATTATTACGCGTAATAGATTCGCTGCAATTAACAGCAAAATATAGTGTTGCCACTCCCGCAAACTGGAAAAATGGGGAGGATTGTATAATTGTACCTGCTGTATCAGATGAAGATGCCTATAAAAAATTCCCTAAAGGATATAAAAAGATAAAACCTTATTTACGTATAACTCCACAGCCGGATCTTTAAATTAATTAAATTAAAAAACCATTAGAACATCTTT
The genomic region above belongs to Bacteroidota bacterium and contains:
- a CDS encoding peroxiredoxin → MALRLGDIAPDFTAETTEGTLQFHQWLGDNWGILFSHPADFTPVCTTELGYMSSIKSEFDKRGVKVLAISVDPLDSHEKWVHDINETQNTTVNFPMIADEDKKIAMLYDMIHPNATEKTTVRSVFVIGPDKKIKLTLTYPASTGRNFSELLRVIDSLQLTAKYSVATPANWKNGEDCIIVPAVSDEDAYKKFPKGYKKIKPYLRITPQPDL
- a CDS encoding OmpA family protein, which encodes MKKAGFPTICAAVMLIIVSCTDVMASDPISVSYLTDSNFAKDEDGDGVKDKNDECPGTPGGVVVDNKGCPVDNDLDGVADFLDKCPSVMGAVALNGCPDKDNDAVADIDDSCPEVPGLARFMGCPDSDGDGIEDAKDKCPNAKGLDLFKGCPDTDGDGVEDAMDKCADSKKGIKVDATGCVADSDRDGIADSEDKCPDTPKGIKVDAKGCSSDTDGDGIIDSEDKCPTTKAEGTTNGCPVIKPDVKKRLDFAARGILFESGKATLKPSSYDMLDEVISILKEFPDYDLKIGGHTDSEGSDETNMQLSQARVDAVKAYLLSKGASGNRMEATGFGESKPIATNDTAAGRMENRRVELELYLKK